The following coding sequences are from one Rutidosis leptorrhynchoides isolate AG116_Rl617_1_P2 chromosome 11, CSIRO_AGI_Rlap_v1, whole genome shotgun sequence window:
- the LOC139876254 gene encoding probable glycosyltransferase At3g07620, with amino-acid sequence MFNHILENKRLVWVVVVLFGVVIMLQYFEFPYFASSQIPKTITNNTSFTYTLQEKDSNASSPMSTSSLPPLSSPESFITPPLTIVDKNTSTPHLNPSKPVLSVDTNNKSFVEKVPRWGKVVTISDMQDMLLHNRATIHSMNPKWPSKVDQELLDAKLQIENTQINDNDRKLYPLYHNISRFKRSYELMEKTLKVYIYKEGEKPIFHQPNLKGIYASEGWFMKHMEENKHFVTKDPKQAHLFYIPFSSKQLEVKLFVPGSHNHQVLVQYLKNYHDMISRKYSFWNRTDGSDHFAVACHDWATSELRKSMDGCIRAICNSDVRREDFQLGKDVSLPETNVRSPANPLLQLGGKPSSKRPILAFFAGQMHGYLRPILLQHWENKDPDMKIYGDLRKSNASGNYIKYMKSSKYCICAKGYEVNSPRVVEAIFFECVPVIISDNFVPPFFEILNWESFAVFIQEKDIPNLKNILLSISNKRYRMMQESVKKVQQHFLWHVKPVEYDIFHMILHSIWYKRVFRV; translated from the exons ATGTTCAATCATATATTGGAAAACAAGAGGTTAGTGTGGGTTGTGGTAGTGTTATTTGGTGTTGTTATTATGTTGCAATACTTTGAATTTCCATATTTTGCTTCTTCTCAAATTCCAAAAACGataaccaacaacacaagttttacTTACACCTTACAAGAAAAAGATTCAAATGCTTCAAGTCCAATGTCTACATCTTCATTACCACCACTAAGTTCACCAGAATCTTTCATTACACCACCACTAACAATAGTTGATAAGAACACATCAACACCACACTTAAATCCATCAAAGCCGGTTCTATCGGTCGATACCAATAATAAATCATTTGTGGAGAAGGTTCCTCGATGGGGGAAAGTAGTGACAATTTCTGACATGCAGGACATGTTACTTCATAATCGTGCTACAATTCATTCCATG AATCCAAAATGGCCTTCAAAGGTTGATCAAGAATTACTAGAtgcaaaattacaaattgagaacaCTCAAATCAATGACAATGACCGCAAACTTTATCCTCTCTACCATAACATTTCAAGGTTTAAAAG AAGCTATGAATTAATGGAGAAGACTCTCAAGGTTTACATTTATAAAGAGGGTGAAAAACCaattttccatcaaccaaatttaaaAGGAATTTATGCATCTGAAGGTTGGTTCATGAAGCATATGGAAGAAAATAAACATTTTGTTACTAAGGATCCAAAACAAGCCCATTTATTTTACATTCCTTTTAGCTCTAAACAGCTGGAAGTAAAGTTATTTGTGCCAGGTTCTCATAATCACCAAGTACTGGTACAGTATTTGAAGAATTATCATGATATGATCTCAAGGAAATACAGTTTTTGGAATAGAACTGATGGGTCTGATCATTTTGCCGTTGCTTGTCATGACTGG GCAACGTCCGAGTTAAGAAAATCAATGGATGGTTGCATAAGGGCTATATGCAATTCAGATGTCAGAAGAGAAGATTTTCAATTAGGAAAAGACGTATCTCTCCCCGAAACAAACGTTCGATCACCCGCAAATCCGTTACTACAACTTGGAGGTAAACCCTCATCCAAACGCCCAATTTTAGCTTTCTTCGCGGGCCAAATGCACGGTTACCTTCGCCCAATTCTCTTGCAACATTGGGAAAATAAAGATCCCGACATGAAAATTTATGGCGATCTTCGGAAGTCTAATGCTAGTGGAAATTACATCAAATACATGAAGAGTAGCAAGTATTGTATTTGTGCTAAAGGTTATGAGGTCAATAGTCCTAGAGTAGTAGAAGCCATTTTTTTCGAGTGTGTTCCTGTTATTATATCTGATAATTTCGTCCCACCGTTTTTTGAGATCTTGAACTGGGAGTCATTTGCGGTTTTCATTCAAGAAAAAGATATACCGAATTTGAAGAACATTCTTTTATCGATATCGAATAAAAGGTATCGAATGATGCAAGAAAGTGTTAAAAAGGTACAACAACATTTTTTATGGCATGTTAAGCCTGTGGAATATGATATTTTTCACATGATATTGCATTCAATTTGGTACAAAAGAGTTTTTAGAGTGTAA